One genomic region from Octopus bimaculoides isolate UCB-OBI-ISO-001 chromosome 30, ASM119413v2, whole genome shotgun sequence encodes:
- the LOC106882816 gene encoding adhesion G-protein coupled receptor G6 isoform X2: protein MKLFDEMVCDESTTSANNRTFYWPITKIGTTAELPCYGNVATRYCSPRTVGDSEMASSQYMTSAKCSPFTGIWQVPDMSQCYNAERIIQRLSTIARKDIHTGNIDKISKKVLGISQKSMYFKEDDANFAVDILEKMVPLISKVTVNNALRSINNLVNIPEEVLAGAEQEKRSASRLLNIIEAMPEKIPLEEQQFAVSYSNLAIGVAKVNRDTFDGLFYGVSYGTNETEGSTMIYDSPNLDQQEADMKTSISLPMNLLKHLKDEERASISRINFFSMRDDKLYRVTQNPSTKQNARINSHVLAANVPNITINKLDEPLNITFNLIHQNASNLQCVYWDESPGLSPRWSPNGCYKSVSKHESGMEVVCCCDHLTSFALLMNVYQTEGETDNALSIISYTGCGISFVFLILTIIIHVCFRINISLHP, encoded by the exons ATGAAATTATTTGATGAAA tGGTTTGTGATGAAAGCACAACATCAGCTAACAATCGAACTTTCTATTGGCCAATAACAAAAATAGGAACTACTGCAGAGCTCCCATGTTATGGAAATGTAGCCACAAGATACTG ttctCCCAGAACGGTAGGAGACTCAGAAATGGCATCAAGTCAATATATGACATCAGCAAAGTGTTCACCGTTTACTGGTATCTGGCAAGTACCAGACATGTCTCAGTGCTACAATGCAGAGAGGATTATTCAACGACTAAGTACCATCGCAAGAAAAGACATTCATACAG GAAACATcgacaaaatttcaaaaaaggtCTTAGGTATATCACAGAAATCAATGTATTTCAAAGAAGATGATGCTAACTTCGCTGTAGACATTCTTGAGAAAATGGTGCCATTGATATCGAAAGTGACTGTGAATAATGCACTTCGCTCTATCAACAATTTGGTAAACATACCAGAGGAGGTTTTGGCTGGGGCAGAACAAGAGAAGAGAAGTGCCAGCAG ATTGCTGAACATTATAGAAGCGATGCCAGAAAAGATTCCACTGGAAGAGCAGCAATTCGCAGTTTCATACTCGAATCTTGCTATTGGTGTTGCCAAAGTGAATAGGGACACTTTCGATGGTCTTTTCTATGGGGTTTCATACGGAACTAATGAAACAGAAGGAAGCACAATG ATATATGACTCACCAAATCTCGACCAACAAGAAGCAGATATGAAGACCTCTATTTCATTACcaatgaatttattaaaacatCTGAAAGACGAAGAAAGGGCATCCATTTCACGGATAAACTTTTTCTCCATGCGGGATGATAAACTATACAGG GTAACACAAAACCCTAGTACCAAGCAAAATGCTAGAATCAACAGCCATGTTCTTGCTGCCAATGTTCCTAACATTACAATAAACAAGCTTGACGAGCCACTTAATATAACCTTCAATCTAATACATCAG aatgccAGCAACTTACAATGCGTTTACTGGGATGAAAGCCCAGGACTGAGTCCCCGTTGGTCGCCGAATGGCTGTTATAAATCCGTATCCAAACATGAATCTGGAATGGAAGTAGTTTGTTGCTGCGACCATCTTACAAGTTTTGCCTTACTAATG AATGTCTACCAGACTGAAGGAGAGACAGACAACGCCTTATCTATTATATCCTACACTGGCTGTGGAATATCATTTGTCTTTCTCATTCTTACAATAATAATTCATGTTTGTTTCAG
- the LOC106882816 gene encoding adhesion G-protein coupled receptor G6 isoform X1, translating to MKLFDEMVCDESTTSANNRTFYWPITKIGTTAELPCYGNVATRYCSPRTVGDSEMASSQYMTSAKCSPFTGIWQVPDMSQCYNAERIIQRLSTIARKDIHTGNIDKISKKVLGISQKSMYFKEDDANFAVDILEKMVPLISKVTVNNALRSINNLVNIPEEVLAGAEQEKRSASRLLNIIEAMPEKIPLEEQQFAVSYSNLAIGVAKVNRDTFDGLFYGVSYGTNETEGSTMIYDSPNLDQQEADMKTSISLPMNLLKHLKDEERASISRINFFSMRDDKLYRVTQNPSTKQNARINSHVLAANVPNITINKLDEPLNITFNLIHQNASNLQCVYWDESPGLSPRWSPNGCYKSVSKHESGMEVVCCCDHLTSFALLMNVYQTEGETDNALSIISYTGCGISFVFLILTIIIHVCFRQWLPSYTTSSWHLSCG from the exons ATGAAATTATTTGATGAAA tGGTTTGTGATGAAAGCACAACATCAGCTAACAATCGAACTTTCTATTGGCCAATAACAAAAATAGGAACTACTGCAGAGCTCCCATGTTATGGAAATGTAGCCACAAGATACTG ttctCCCAGAACGGTAGGAGACTCAGAAATGGCATCAAGTCAATATATGACATCAGCAAAGTGTTCACCGTTTACTGGTATCTGGCAAGTACCAGACATGTCTCAGTGCTACAATGCAGAGAGGATTATTCAACGACTAAGTACCATCGCAAGAAAAGACATTCATACAG GAAACATcgacaaaatttcaaaaaaggtCTTAGGTATATCACAGAAATCAATGTATTTCAAAGAAGATGATGCTAACTTCGCTGTAGACATTCTTGAGAAAATGGTGCCATTGATATCGAAAGTGACTGTGAATAATGCACTTCGCTCTATCAACAATTTGGTAAACATACCAGAGGAGGTTTTGGCTGGGGCAGAACAAGAGAAGAGAAGTGCCAGCAG ATTGCTGAACATTATAGAAGCGATGCCAGAAAAGATTCCACTGGAAGAGCAGCAATTCGCAGTTTCATACTCGAATCTTGCTATTGGTGTTGCCAAAGTGAATAGGGACACTTTCGATGGTCTTTTCTATGGGGTTTCATACGGAACTAATGAAACAGAAGGAAGCACAATG ATATATGACTCACCAAATCTCGACCAACAAGAAGCAGATATGAAGACCTCTATTTCATTACcaatgaatttattaaaacatCTGAAAGACGAAGAAAGGGCATCCATTTCACGGATAAACTTTTTCTCCATGCGGGATGATAAACTATACAGG GTAACACAAAACCCTAGTACCAAGCAAAATGCTAGAATCAACAGCCATGTTCTTGCTGCCAATGTTCCTAACATTACAATAAACAAGCTTGACGAGCCACTTAATATAACCTTCAATCTAATACATCAG aatgccAGCAACTTACAATGCGTTTACTGGGATGAAAGCCCAGGACTGAGTCCCCGTTGGTCGCCGAATGGCTGTTATAAATCCGTATCCAAACATGAATCTGGAATGGAAGTAGTTTGTTGCTGCGACCATCTTACAAGTTTTGCCTTACTAATG AATGTCTACCAGACTGAAGGAGAGACAGACAACGCCTTATCTATTATATCCTACACTGGCTGTGGAATATCATTTGTCTTTCTCATTCTTACAATAATAATTCATGTTTGTTTCAG